Sequence from the Zeugodacus cucurbitae isolate PBARC_wt_2022May chromosome 5, idZeuCucr1.2, whole genome shotgun sequence genome:
GATTCGAGGCGCATACAATTGTTTCTGTAAAAGTTAGTAAGACCATGAGGAATGtaaaacatatattataaagttataataaaactaaatatttgtttaattgttaatttttccaAACTTGTAGCATTGCGTAAAAATTATGTGAAGAAATTGCATTTAAGTTTATTGCGAAAAAAGTATATAAGAATTCCTGAACAGCCTACAATTCGTATGTGAAATTATAgtctattaaaataaatgattacttcaaataaaacaagaaataaccgagtaattaataaatgtgcgattgtttaaataaaaaaaataaagatatcaaGCATGCATTGAGCATTGAAGAATTAGTGAAATGGACCGATTAATGGATTAATGAGTCACTGTgcaaaatatgaaatcaataaagacaacaatatatacacattaCTCTTATTGGTTTGAATAATCGTTTTTGTATGATACGAACGTAATTTTAGTGTGGAAACTATAAATTTGGTATTTGTGAGTGGAGTGACAGAACGTGAGCACAGTGAACGCTTTTGTTTGACAAATGAAATCTTCGAAAAACTGTTTGTCTTGTCAAAACTAATTAATAGAAGACTTATTGCGCGTGATAGACCGGAATCATGTTCACCACTTGATTTAATGACATTGCAGAAGAGGATCTTGAACAACACGTATAACAAATAGAATTGCCGGCAATGGAAAGTGGCACAAAATGTGTACATGGCACgaattatatgcaaaatttgtaataaactaGTAATTGTTagtgcataaaaataataaaaaaaaagtattactcAGGTTAAGGAAAAGTAAAAATTACGCTAAATACCTTTTGTCCTCATTAATCATTGGCACAAAAAGTCAAGACTTCCTCCAGCCGTTTCACATTATCAGCCATACGTGTCACAGCATCGGTTAATCCTTGCATAACAGTTATGAATTGTTCTTCTCGCTGGTCACGCCTTGTCATACTATCCAAAAGGGTTCCGTACATTTCATGTAATGTTGCCTTTTTACGCTTTTTCGCAGCATTTGCCGCACGCTCAGGTACATGTGGTTCAGGCGTTGATGCAGTATGTGATACTACAGGTGGGGAAGTTGCCTGACTGCTCTCCGATTTGTCCAGATCTTTAGAACTGCATGAAATTGCTGAAGTATTGGAGGCTTGCGGCGGCGTGTCAATGCTTTTTGTGTTGTCCTCTATATGCGATAAGGAATTATTTGCAATACTTGTTGGTTCGGGTTGTGtaactatttttcttttaacGCTATCGGCTGTTGTTGACGTATTATTTTCAGTTGTTGTACGtggtataataaatattttagctttttccGATTCTTTAGTCACAATTTGACGGGGTATAACAACCATTTTTGAACACAAAGTGCGCTAAGCATGAAAAAAACACacagttttaataaatttaacaaaaccaaaaataataattgtatgatAAAAGTACCGGAATATCTAATGTTGGCATATCTGCTACTGTATTCGAGGCAGTTGTTTTAGAAACTGGGTTACTGTCATCCGAAAGGTCCATATCATGTTTGATATCCAGTACTTCCGCGAGATTCGGTGCGACCTATGTGAACATTTTGGttgcattaataatatttttcagcactTATATGTAACTACAGGAATACGTACATTAGTTTGAGTATCTTCATGGCGACTATTGTCATCATCCGAGTTTACAACTTCCATTTTGATGTTACCCAATTCAGTTTGCAGAAAATCCTTTAAATAtggagtatatatttatttggaaattacaaaaaatacctaattatagctCACTTTAATGTTCTTTGCATTGTGGACCATGTTTTCATCGCCAACGTCCTCATCAACCAGGTCATTATTGGTAGATGTAATGGCTATGTATGCGTTTTCGTatagaataaataatttgttagttTTGTAAGACCAATtcatgtgaaaatgaaaatactatAAAAGTAAGTGTACCTATTTGCTCTTGTTCATTTAGTGCATGCTGTCCGAAGTTCCATAAAGCGAATTCGTCAAATTGTGGTACACCGCTACTTTTGCCACGACGTGCACGACATCTCAGTTGACTGCGCCAAGTGCTCATCGACTGCAagtgtaatatttatattaattttattataaatgtatgcaaacaaTTACACACCTCTTTCCATTTATCAGCTGAGCGACAAGCGCCATCCTTTGAATTTAAATTGCACGCCAATTCTTCCCATAAGTGACTCACAGCGCCAAACTTCGATGTTAGCAGCTTCGGGTGCTTGCGTGCGAAGTTCACAAAGAATAGTAGTTGTTCCATGGAGGCGCGATTTTTcctataactttgttgttgtttttattgttttcttaattaatattgctcaaatatattcaaaattgtcTAATCACCTGTCTATGGCGCTTAAACTTTCATCCGCTGCTCTGCTTTTAACGCTTGCTGTTGTAAAATTCAGCGAAGGCACTGCATCTCCTTGCAAACGTGCTCGTTTTGGGTTTGCTGATGTGAAATCGTTTGCTGTGAAGTGTTTGGAGCACAATCTAGAGCTTTGTGTTAGTTTGACGCCACACGCTACTTCCCATTTACCTCTCATATACTCATCCCGTGGCGGCGAGAACATTGATACAGTATTGTTCCAACTACTCTTACACACTGCACATGAATTCCCAGGCATAATCACtacacttatttattataattaacaatTAATCACTCGGATAAATCTTTTCAAACAAATGTACAACACAACTATATGAAAACTGCATTCGTTGTGTATACGAATGGCGGGACTCGTCAAATATGCTTACAAACGAACTGTCAATCACGGCTTgtcatgtttgttgttggtattttccACTAGCGTCgttaacgaaaattttcatatgaCATGCCCTGTTGTAACAGCTGTTGCTTATACATCGCTGCGTTGACGTCTATCTCCTACTTTATTAgctaatatattttgatatgcACATTCGTAAGCAGACTTTTCGAgttaccaaaaatataaaaaaagttaaatgctgttcaaattttcgaaaaattaataaaaaattttacaatttgaaaaaaatgtatataagtttaatttaacagactttaaattgtttatgcagtgagttttttttggcaaattacttttaaattatcTTACTTCTATTGCGCTGTTTCCGATTTTCTAATGCCACATAATCTGGTCACCTTGCTAGTGAGTAATCTATGACAACACCGACTAGACGTCTTTCCCGAACAGTGAAAAGTGAGAATCGTGAAATAATATTGgggaaattttattgaaaacatttaaattgtgtgtttaGAAGGCGTGCTGAAATGACGGACGCGTTTTCTTATCAACGCACCGTACAGAGTTTGGCTCGCGTATTGGCGCGTATAGAGCCAACACCATGGGACAAGGTACCAATTGATTTTCACGGTCAACTCATATCGACTTTTCACCTTTGactcatatttttaattgtttgtgtGTAGGTGCAATCGCTTTTCCGCTATTGTCCACAAGAAAATGCCGCTGGCGTATTTTGCCTCGATGCAAAAGCGCAAGATGCGGTTATAGCATTGGGTATATATTTTCTGGATAGTGGTTGCCAGCATGAGCAGCGTATTGTGCCGTATTTACTGCGACTTGCAAAGTGCTTGCCGAAAGCCGTTTGGGTAGACGATGCAAAGTGGAGTAAAATCGATCGTAAGTCTGCATGTTAGTGGATTTTTGTGACAAATATTTTACACTCACACTATTTTATCAATAGGCATACCATCGGCTGAAAAGTTCAGTTTCTGTTTGAATACTTTGCTTTCCGATATTGCCTCGAAATGTCCAGATCTACGCGAAGAGATCATACTCAATCAGGTGGAGACACTCAGTGCTTTGGCGAATATTATCAAATCGAGCAAGGATAGCAGTTCTGCGCCACCACCCATTATACTATGCAAAGCCACGGTGCCACTACTATTCGGTTTGGCACGTTCAATGGGCCGTTATGCAAGCCAAGATCCATCCTTATTGTGTCGCATATTTCCACGCGAAGAAATGCCGGTGGTGAAACAGAACACACGTGACGGTGGCAGTTTTAGTTCCAGCGAAAGAATTGCTTGCTTTTCACAATTTCGCCCAATCATACCACGTTCCATGTCCGGCAGTCTGAGTCAAGACTCAAACGAACTGCGCATGCGTCAATTGCAAATGATTAATGGCATGAAACAGCGGCCACATTTGCAAACATATTTCTCCGTGCCATACGATCCGCGCACACATTTCTTCACCAAGACCGGTTCCAGTTTCAATCAATTCCCCAATATGCGCGCATGTGAGACGCCAGTTAAAGCGAAGAAGTCAATCACCGTGCCACCATTCCCCATACAACATCTACAGACCATTTTCGCGGTAGCCAAAAAATTGCTAACCAAAGAGACGCTGGAGCATTTGGATGAGCAGGCAAGTGATATATTCGCTTTGCATCAAATAAAGGGTTATTGCTACAAAAGCTTTTCGGAGACGCTGAATTTGGTGCTGGTGACGCTGCTGCGTGAACTGTTGCAACACCAAATCGATTTGCCAACGCCGTTCACGAAGGACGTGCAGGAATTTGTGAAACGTCTATTTTTAAATGGCCAGACAGAGCTGGCAAATAAACAGCAGGATCAGGAGAAGGAAAAGCGCGAAGAGAACGGCATACCGGTGGTGAATAAATACAAGGTCAACGTAATGGCGAATGCTGCCTGTGTGGATCTGCTTGTTTGGGCTATACGCGATGAGACGGGTAGGTGAAATGCTAGTTAGAGTGGAAAgcatttacttttttcttgatgctaatatttttttttactgctcAGAgagtgtgaaatattttttttttttcgttctcacgacagtcggttctaggTAACCGGAACGGACTTAGATTTTTATCcgacattcctcaaaattattggGGAATGTTTTAATCCGTTACAACAGGAACaagcacaatatttttttcaagaaaaaagcAATGCATTTtaactgacatacatacatatttagttgtAACTTATATTAGTTTAATTCTATTATAAATATTGGGTacttattttgctattttttatttaatttgaattattcttttcAGTTGATGAGGAGTACAATGTACCTTCATTGCAGTtgggtttaaaaattttattaaagaaaggTTGTtagtttttaaaagtttttgcttTGTTACGAACCGATTTTTTACACAGTTCGGCGCATGctcaaaagttattttttaccaaaaataagaAACTAATTGAAGTACTAATTTAATTACGCATATTATTATAACTTTCATTCAATTGGTAGTTGACCATTTTTTCATTTCCTCTCCAACACATTTTttacgtatgtatttatttttgaatgcaaTTTATATCGTTAAATTTatctacttttttgttttatttttccccTTTTCCATGCAACACCACTACCAAACATGCACTTACATGATTTCCTCTTTTTTAGAGGCGGACAAGCTTTGTGGACGCCTATCACAGAAGCTCAACTCTGTGCTGAGTCATAAGATTGTCCTAGACCACATGCCATTGCTGATGGTTTGTCTCGAGGGTCTAGGCAAGTTAGCACAGAAATTCCCAAACATCGCCGGCACATCCATATCGTATTTACGCGACTTCCTCGTCGATCCCAGTCCAATATTAGCCAAATTGCATGCCTACTCACAGCAAACACTGGCGCTGCAGAAGAAGGAGAAGGAAAAGTTGGCGCCTTTCAAGATTGTGGTGCAGAACAGCGAATCGCGTTCAACTGTGGATATTTATGGTGAAAACCAGAAACATGCGGGTATACGCTCGGGTCAGGCCGCTTTTGAGGCGTTGCGTGATGCGGCAATTGAAAATCTGAGCATTGCATTACGTTCCGCACACACGTTGGATCAGTATTGTGTGCCGGCGTTGGTGGCCAACCTGTCGAATCGGCTGTTCACAGCAGAGAAACACGAATCGTAAGTACCGTTATATGAGATTGAAGAGACTTCCATATTTTGACAACTGAATGAAACAAATGACatcatttcttcttcttatacattcttcttttttcttttaatacatTCCATTTGATCTTCATCTCTCAGTGAATCTACTTTGGTGAGCCTCAATATTATTGTCATGCTCGGTCATGTGGCCGTCACACTCAAGGACACCTCAAAGACCACGCAGAACATCTTGCAGTTTTTCATACAACGCTTTTGTAAGGTACCCTCCGAGCAGAATGCGCTAATCGTCGATCAACTGGGCTGTATGATTATCTCACAGTGTGAACCGCATGTTTTTGAGGagattatgaaaatgttttcaCGCGTCACCGTGCAGTCGGCATCGTTGGCCTATACATCAGATCAGGAACATCGCAAACAATTCAATAACGTGTCGGATGCGGTGGTCAATGCTTTGGGTAATATTGCTGCCAATATACAGGGTGACGCGGAGATGCTCGAATTATTGGGCAAACTGCTCGAACTCTTTGTGCAGATCGGTCTGGAGGGCGAGCGCTCCTATGACAACAATACACCGGGTGCGCAGAAGGCCAGCTCCAGTGCCGGCAATTTAGGTATGCTAATACCGGTAATTGCGGTGCTGGTGCGTCGCCTACCGCCAATTAAGAATCCACGTTTGCGTTTGCATAAACTATTCAAGGATTTCTGGGTGTATTGTGTGGTCATGGGCTTTACAAATGCTCGTCTCTGGCCAGCCGATTGGTATCAAGGAGTGCAACAGATTGCAGCCAAATCGCCCTTACTCATCTCGCAGACGACACACAAATCCGACATGCGTGAATTGAACTATACGTCGGCGATTAAAAGCGATTCGGTGAGTTTGAATGAATTGCGTAGTCAGATACTGCTACTGCTGGAACATCCAACGGCCGAAGTGACGGCTTCGATCAACAAATTGACCTTTGCGCAATGCACATATCTGCTGAGTGTTTACTGGTTGGAGACCTTGCGTGTGGAGAATTCCGAAGAACCCAGTTTGGAGCCGATTTTGAGCTATCTATGCGATAATGCGCTCCAAAAAGATAAATCTGGCATTTGGCAGTGCGTGAAGTGGTGAGTTGCCATTGAACCATAGGCTACTAAGCTTAGAGAACcccttcatatatatttaccttTTATAGTGTCGCCGATCAAGTCTTCGACAAATTCCGCAATGTGCTTTTCGCACACGACGAAATACGCGAAAAGGTGTTGGAATCACAAGCAATGCTCCTGCTCGTCTACTTCAATCACATACACAAGCAAATCCAGTTGGTCGCCGATCAGTATCTGTCACAGTTGGTCGATAAGTTTCCGCATTTGCTATGGAATCGTCGCGTGCTCTGGTGCATGTTGGATATTCTGCAATTACTGGCATTTTCACTAACACTCGATCCGAACGAAGAAACGCCTACGCTACGCGTGGTATCAACACCTTACACCCTGCAGCTCATGGACTCATTGCCGGCACGCGAAAGTCGTCTTAAGGACTTTGCTGATCGCTGTCAAGGCATTGTTAATGAAGCCATGAAGTGGGCACCGCGTTCCACACGCTCACACCTGCAAGAGTACCCCAATCAGATACCCACACCCGTACTAGCACATCATAGTGGTCTTGCTTTGGCCTTCGATTCGGTAGTCAGCAGCAATACGTTGTATCCGAACGCTTTGCCATCGATTAGCAAGCGTCCAAACTGCGTGAACAGCAATACGCCGCGCTTCGTGTCGGTATTGTGTCTGCGCAGCAAATACGCAGGTGAAATTTCCGGCCTATTGTCGGTGCTTAGTGAAGAGGATAAGGCGGGTTTAGCTGATCGCTTGGTGAAGGATGTGTGGGATGCATGTGCTGAGAAGAGTGACGCACGTCATCGCGGCGCTTTGTGGCGTGCCACCGCCTATTTGATTATCTGTTCCGATGTGAACCGCAAACTGTTGCATGCAGTGGGTGAGTCCAACTTTAAGGTTATAGGTTAAAGATCATATATGACAGATATATCTTTTAAATGCTTTTCTCCAATAAATactctattttaatttttcccacTCCTCAATTGTGTTTCAGCCGCTTCGCAAGTGGAGCTATTCACCGAATATGCCGTAGAAACGGCTGTGGAGTGCTGGCAATGGGTGTTGACGGCTCGCCAAGATCTGGAGCTCTGCTTCATCCAAGAGATGGTCAGCGCCTGGCAAACGACTTTCGAAAAGAAGTTGGGCCTCTTCTCTGACGAGGTAGAGACCACCATACCGTTAGCCGCCTATGACGGCTGTAAGTTGGTCTCTAAGCCCATTCAAATAGCGCCACATCTCATTTGGCTACAGTTGCTCTCCGAAATGGTGGACACCGCCAAGTATTGTAATCGCGACAAGGTGGAAATGTTTTGTCTGCTGCTGCATCGTTGTCTGCctatttcgaaaaattcgaaacaGAATCGCCAAGTATCAACGGTCGGTTGCCGCTTTAAGCTCCTGCAATGCGGTCTCTCGCTACTGCAAGGCAATACCATACCACGTTCGCTGGCGCGTAACATCTTACGTGAGCGTATCTATAGCAATGCATTGGACTATTTCTGTGGTCCACCCACATGCCCCAACCAGAGTAAGGAGCAATTGTTGGATGACATTTTGATACTGTTGAAATTCTGGCAGACGATGCGCAGCGAGAAGAAACATTTGGTCACCTCAGAGGTTGGCGAATACGATATAACAGCGGTGGCATCGACGCAAATGCTCTCCGTCAAACAGAATGTGGAGACGGCATCGCTAATAAGTGCTAGTGATGTCGCGCGTTCGATGTCGGCCGGTGGCACTGGCGGCTGGTACAACACAATACCGCACTCCACATCTACGCTATCAAAACGTTCGAATCGCTCGAAACGACTACCCTATCAGAAGGACTCATACGACAAGGATTATATGAAGAAACGAAATTTGATTTTGGAATTACTGGCAGTGGAGTTGGAATTCCTCATAACCTGGTACAATCCGAACAGTCTGCCTGACTTGGCAATACCCGGTAAGCGATCCGCAAGAGGCAAGCTTCTATTTGATAGTTATTCTATGTACTTTCCCCCACAGGTGAAGAACAGGTGAACGAGTGGCGTGCACGTCCCTCCAAACCCAACTTGTGGCGCGATTACGCGCGCCTTGCATGGACCTACAACCCAGCTTTGGCCGTTTTTCTGCCGTTGCGTATAAAAAGCGCCGACTCGATTGAGGAGGAGGTCTCACGTTTGGTATGCGCCGATCCCATCGCGGTCAGCCACATACCAGAGGCGCTCAAGTATTTGTGCAACACGAAAAATCTGCTGCACGAGAGTCCCGATTTGGTTTATATGCTCTCTTGGGCGCCCGTCAACCCTATACAAGCGCTTTCGTACTTCTCACGTCAATACCCATCACATCCACTCACCGCGCAGTACGCCGTCAAGACGCTCAGCTCCTATCAAGCAGAATCCGTCTTGCCGTACATTCCACAGCTCGTGCAGGCATTGCGACACGACACCATGGGCTATGTGGCCGAGTTCATTAAGAACATTTCGAAGCGTTCACAAATTGTGGCACATCAACTGATATGGAATATGCAGACCAATATGTTTATGGATGAGGATCAACTACATAAGGATCCAAATTTGTATGATTGCTTGGAGGCGTTGACACAGAATATCATTTCCTCTTTCTCTGGTGCCGCAAAACGTTTTTACGAACGCGAATTTGATTTCTTCGGGAAAATCACAGCAGTTTCGGGTGACATACGTTCCTTCCCGAAGGGTATCGAACGTAAAAACGCCTGCTTGGCGTGTCTGAAGCGCATACAGGTGCAACCGGGCTGTTATTTACCCTCGAATCCGGAAGCCATGGTACTGGATATTGACTACAACAGCGGCACGCCCATGCAGAGCGCCGCTAAAGCGCCATACTTGGCGCGTTTCCGTGTCTATCGCTGTGGTATAACAGAGTTGGAGACACGCGCCATGGAGGTGTCTAACAATCCGGTtagtatttttaattcaattcgaCATTTCGAACTGTGGTGAAATAACACTTTTGCTGTTTGTGCACAGAACTCGCAAGAAGACGCCAAGATGACACTAGGAGTTGAATCGTGGCAAGCGGCAATTTTCAAAGTGGGCGACGATGTGCGCCAGGATATATTAGCGTTACAGGtcataacaattttcaaaaatatattccaaCAAGTCGGCTTGGAGCTGTTTCTCTTTCCATATCGCGTTGTAGCCACAGCGCCCGGCGTGAGtattgcaattatttaaaagagtaaaagaatgtattataaataaactttcgTTTGCGGTCAGTGCGGTGTCATTGAGTGTGTGCCAAATGCGAAGTCACGTGATCAGCTTGGACGCCAAACCGATTCCGGACTGTACGAGTACTTCCTACATCAGTACGGTGATGAGAGCTCCAAAGAGTTTCAGGCGGCGCGCGCCAACTTTGTCAAATCCATGGCTGCTTACTCGCTAATCGGTTACTTGCTGCAGATCAAAGATCGGCACAACGGCAACATTATGATAGACAAAGATGGACATGTCATACACATAGGTGAGTTATGTCAAATTATTAAGTAAAACTAGagggttaattttttataaataccacTCATTTCTGACAGATTTCGGTTTTATGTTCGAGTCCTCACCCGGTGGCAATATCGGTTTTGAGCCCGATATGAAACTCACCGACGAAATGGTTATGATTATGGGTGGCAAGATGGAAGCGCCTGCCTTTAAATGGTTCTGTGAGTTGTGCGTGCAAGCCTTCCTCGCTGTGCGTCCCTATCAGGATGCCATTGTTTCGTTGGTCTCACTAATGTTGGACACGGGTTTGCCCTGCTTCCGTGGGCAGACTATCAATTTGTTGAAGCAACGTTTTGTGGCAACCAAGAACAATAAAGAGGCCGCGGCGCATATGTTGGCGGTAATACGGAATTCATATCAGAACTTCCGCACACGCACGTACGATATGATACAGTATTATCAAAATCAGATACCATATTAAACGGGGGACGAGGGACGACGAGTAAAAAGTGTGTATGTAAGAAAGTTAGTTACAAAATGTGTGACAGGTCAAGGGAAATGTTGCTCTCGCGTGTGCTCTCTTCACTGTTATTTGCGTTGAGCTCACCACAAAATTGTTAGAGAGATTAGTTTGCACTacgaatttgttatttttagattttaagtGTACGACTATTGAAATGATgctaatatattttagtgattTGTGTGtgtccaaaaataaatattgtcaaGTATGACGTATGCAGTATTtgcatattcaaatatattcaaatattcaaataatgttTCACACTAATATTTAATCCACacatatatgattgtatgtatttaaaaatacataaaaaatacataaaataattgtGGTATTACTGCTTAGCAACAtgttcaaatattataaaattaaatattacaaattaccaaaataataaatgtaaaaattaaaagttgaaattgaactcaataaatattgattgtttttttgttgttaaattaattaaaaaattagtttagaaaaattttaaattaaaaaaaaattattaaattttaaaataaaaattttaattttaaataattttaatttaaaaaaatttttattcaacaaaattttattttaaataattttaattaaaaaaacatttaattatattagcGCCCGGAATTTAGAAAGTTACATATAGAAAACACGATACTTATTGCTTTATTTGTCGGCTATTTGTTGTTGCGACTACAAATAgcatttgacaattttttattcaatataaatacacatCATACTCAAAAAGTGCATACACACAAATCGCTATACtactatattattataaaatttaataatataaaaaaaaaaaaacaaataagaaaaaagtgCTGCTTACGTACTTGTAATTCTCCACAATATGTTTCAACACTTAGGAATAGttcatttaaaacatttcattAATGACTCTTTCATTGGTGTTTACCAAATAATGCGTTGTGGCTGCTTAAAATTCTCCCACATGATTTCTCTGGTGAAGAATATATAGAATGTGCACGCATTAAGCACCACATAGCAGCCCAACTCCAGCCACTCTGCCCAACGGCTTTTAATTAGCGGCTGTGTATGCAGGCGATACAGCACGAATGGTATGAGAAAGTAACGCAGTTCGAGCAAGCGTTGAAAACATAGCACCAGGAAGACCGCAATCCAAAACATCAACTTAAAGCTTGTGCGCATGTGCTGTAGGCCTGAGTGCAGCAGCGCTAAACCGAATACATAAATGGGCACCATAGCGTATTTGAACCATTCGTAACGGCCATAGAAACGATGCCATATATAGAAGATGTAATGACGGTTGTCTGCCAGCAAATATGGATGTACGAGTGTATTCCATTTGACGGCTAGTATGCCAGCGCCGAGCAGGAAGAGCACAATCAGTTTTTCGCGCGATAGCCAATGTAGTGTCGGACGCAATTCATGTAAAGTATTGGAGATGCCGAAGAACAAAGCGAAAATGCTGAAGTAAAATAGCTGTGGAAaaatgcttaattaatttaatttaattaattgacaTATATTAGATATACCTGCGGCACATGTATGGTTGCTTCATGCGCACGCTTATCGCCAATAACAATGGAACCATTAAGAAACACGAAGAACAGAAAAGGCAATATTATGATTAGGTAGTAGCAACCTTTACGCAGAATTTGCCAAATACTGCGCCCTAATAGGCGATACGAAGTGAGTATGTGCAAGAGTGTCTGTAATAAAGCATGCcaattagaaatcaaatttattaaagtaatcACGTAAACACACCTTGGGATTAAGTAATTCAACTTGTTGTCTTTTAATGCCTTTAGCACGCGCGTAATTGCCTGTAAGCACATCCAGCGCTGTTATGCCGAAGCACATACCGACCCATACTACGTTGGTTTGACGCATCAATACACTAGCAGCAGCTGTAAAATAATgcgcattaaaaatatataaacaaattcgtAATCAAATTTAATGGCTACCAAAAACAGCAGCCTGCAGATGTGACTCTTTGTGCCAGTAGTAGTAGAATAGCAGTACTGTCGTTAGCGATAACGCATCTGTGTAGTAGAGATGACTAAAGAAATAGAGTGGTGGTAATGCACCTAGCGTAAAAGCATCTAATGCGGCAAGCTGACCATGTGCGCCACCAAGCAACCTGCGTCTTATTTTATATAGCAATAGAACATTTGCTGTTGCCGCTGCTAGCGAT
This genomic interval carries:
- the LOC105208709 gene encoding putative Dol-P-Glc:Glc(2)Man(9)GlcNAc(2)-PP-Dol alpha-1,2-glucosyltransferase, which gives rise to MQKYFWPLLLPILFLAYSLPLFLRVYATAPSVIDEEFHLRQGLHFCNKRFDVWDPKITTFPGLYLASLILIPLGACTELGLRCISLAAATANVLLLYKIRRRLLGGAHGQLAALDAFTLGALPPLYFFSHLYYTDALSLTTVLLFYYYWHKESHLQAAVFAAASVLMRQTNVVWVGMCFGITALDVLTGNYARAKGIKRQQVELLNPKTLLHILTSYRLLGRSIWQILRKGCYYLIIILPFLFFVFLNGSIVIGDKRAHEATIHVPQLFYFSIFALFFGISNTLHELRPTLHWLSREKLIVLFLLGAGILAVKWNTLVHPYLLADNRHYIFYIWHRFYGRYEWFKYAMVPIYVFGLALLHSGLQHMRTSFKLMFWIAVFLVLCFQRLLELRYFLIPFVLYRLHTQPLIKSRWAEWLELGCYVVLNACTFYIFFTREIMWENFKQPQRIIW